One Bdellovibrio bacteriovorus str. Tiberius DNA segment encodes these proteins:
- a CDS encoding RelA/SpoT family protein, which translates to MFNFLKEDGLTNKPVKTVDDLLARIRIYYPNADLKIIEKAYSFSEKMHEGQIRRSGEPYISHPLSVAAILADFHLDLDTIATGLLHDTVEDTAATLEDIRTEFGDVIAHLVDGVTKIGQMKFKNSHEKQGENIRKMIVAMGKDVRVVLVKLADRLHNMRTLNFMPFEKQERIALETLEIYCPLAGRMGISALKIELEDLCFRYYRPDMYYELVQQIKKTESEQNRYIDEVKVLIGKELNKAGFRYEVYGRSKHLWSIYRKMQSRNIDYDQVYDVLAFRVLVESVAECYAALGLVHSLWKPIPGRFKDFIAMPKANNYQSLHTTVMGPGGERIEIQIRTSEMHLVAEKGIAAHWKYKERGKMVDDSDLQQANWLRDLVSWHQNVRNPDEFLDTVKTDLFETEIYVFTPTGDVREFPEGATPVDFAFAVHTELGNRIVGARVNGKMVPLKYQLQNGDTVEVVTSKTQVPSKDWLKFVVTNKAKSKIRAFVKEEQRRRAIMLGKELVEKEFRKFGMAAVKYLKGPAFETYLKDHGLADLDELYVTVGYGKLETRILVERLSPENIAKEAAKTEDSTFMERVMRAATQKTRKTNSLISVDGMDDVLVHYAKCCHPIPGDPIVGFISRGRGISIHRSDCRKAFEFDQLRKVDVAWNVKQAGEGQERIVRLKIISQDVPGLLKLMSEAFAQQGINIQSAQIRTTKDKKAVCNFEVSVQNASQLNQAVFEIQKIKGIIGVTRVIH; encoded by the coding sequence ATGTTTAATTTCCTGAAAGAGGATGGCTTAACCAACAAGCCGGTCAAAACAGTCGACGATCTGCTGGCACGCATTCGAATCTATTATCCGAATGCGGATCTCAAAATTATTGAGAAGGCCTATTCATTCTCAGAGAAAATGCACGAAGGACAAATCCGCCGAAGCGGTGAGCCTTACATTTCTCATCCTCTTTCTGTTGCCGCTATCCTGGCGGACTTCCACCTGGATCTGGACACCATTGCCACGGGTCTTTTGCATGACACCGTTGAAGACACGGCCGCGACGTTGGAAGACATCCGCACCGAGTTCGGTGATGTGATCGCGCACCTTGTGGACGGGGTGACCAAGATCGGTCAGATGAAATTTAAAAACAGCCACGAAAAGCAGGGTGAAAACATCCGCAAGATGATCGTGGCCATGGGTAAAGATGTGCGTGTCGTTCTGGTGAAGCTTGCCGATCGCCTGCATAACATGCGTACGCTGAATTTCATGCCCTTTGAAAAACAAGAGCGCATCGCTCTTGAGACTTTGGAAATTTATTGTCCGCTGGCAGGGCGCATGGGTATCAGCGCGCTGAAGATTGAACTGGAAGACCTTTGCTTCCGTTACTATCGCCCGGACATGTACTATGAACTTGTCCAACAGATCAAAAAGACTGAATCAGAGCAGAACCGCTATATCGATGAAGTAAAAGTGCTTATCGGTAAAGAGCTTAACAAAGCCGGTTTCCGCTATGAAGTGTATGGACGTTCGAAGCACTTGTGGTCCATCTACAGAAAAATGCAATCCCGTAACATCGACTACGATCAGGTTTACGATGTTCTGGCGTTCCGCGTGCTGGTTGAATCCGTGGCGGAATGTTATGCGGCACTGGGTTTGGTCCACTCGTTGTGGAAGCCGATCCCGGGTCGTTTTAAAGACTTCATCGCCATGCCCAAGGCCAATAACTATCAGTCCCTGCACACCACTGTAATGGGCCCCGGTGGGGAGCGTATCGAGATTCAAATCCGTACCAGCGAAATGCATCTGGTTGCGGAAAAAGGTATCGCCGCTCACTGGAAGTACAAAGAGCGCGGCAAGATGGTTGATGACAGCGATCTGCAACAGGCCAACTGGCTGCGTGATCTGGTGTCATGGCATCAGAACGTGCGTAATCCAGACGAGTTCCTGGATACAGTAAAAACGGATTTGTTCGAAACTGAAATTTACGTTTTCACTCCGACCGGAGACGTGCGTGAATTCCCGGAAGGCGCCACTCCGGTGGACTTCGCCTTTGCTGTGCACACGGAATTGGGGAACCGCATTGTCGGCGCCCGCGTGAACGGCAAAATGGTGCCGCTGAAATATCAGCTGCAAAACGGGGACACGGTGGAAGTTGTCACTTCCAAAACCCAGGTGCCTTCCAAGGACTGGTTGAAGTTTGTTGTTACCAATAAAGCCAAATCCAAAATCCGCGCCTTCGTTAAAGAAGAACAGCGCCGTCGTGCGATCATGCTGGGTAAAGAGCTGGTGGAAAAAGAATTCCGCAAGTTCGGCATGGCTGCAGTGAAGTACCTGAAAGGCCCGGCCTTTGAGACTTATCTGAAGGACCACGGCCTGGCGGATTTGGATGAGTTGTACGTGACCGTGGGTTACGGAAAACTTGAAACGCGCATTCTGGTGGAAAGACTTTCCCCGGAAAATATCGCCAAGGAAGCGGCCAAAACCGAAGACTCCACCTTTATGGAAAGAGTCATGCGTGCCGCGACTCAAAAAACGCGCAAGACCAATTCCCTTATCAGCGTTGATGGTATGGATGACGTGCTGGTGCACTATGCGAAGTGCTGCCATCCGATTCCAGGGGATCCGATCGTGGGCTTTATCAGCCGTGGCCGGGGTATTTCCATTCATCGCAGTGACTGTCGCAAGGCTTTTGAATTCGATCAGTTGCGCAAAGTCGATGTGGCCTGGAACGTGAAACAAGCCGGAGAAGGTCAGGAGCGCATCGTGCGCCTGAAGATTATTTCTCAGGACGTGCCAGGATTACTGAAGCTGATGTCTGAGGCCTTTGCTCAGCAGGGGATCAACATTCAGTCCGCCCAAATCCGTACGACCAAGGATAAAAAAGCCGTGTGTAACTTCGAGGTCAGCGTTCAGAACGCCAGCCAGTTGAATCAGGCGGTCTTTGAAATCCAGAAGATCAAGGGGATCATTGGGGTCACCCGTGTTATTCACTAA
- a CDS encoding ATP-binding protein, whose amino-acid sequence MLFTNIRKNLHFLMALAVLGIASIVIFGWILRDPAIIQIRSDFAPMVINTALGLAALAISILFSDSRFKSISIYASIFAVALAAVNLTQFLTGVDLGIDQVLVQPFYNLGVSSPGRMSVSTSVCMLLMGVMGLVSGKSYAHRMVRITGSSLVLGFAILGFFGYFLNFSSEYGWGTHSRMAIHTSLSFMLLAGAKIVRLGRAIKEEDNAQSAVVPMYVVMIGVLIAVGIWQLLLLKDIERNRSVTQSRAESFRAKLDGTFIPLEKALQQMARRMAVGAYRDEHVWSMDAQFYYEEFKGIRRIAWADQNLMLRWLYPMDQFSRDIRNTMMGRSEEVRRSLELARQTHESRISRVIEMKSGGRGFTMLVPVYKNSAFIGMLSAGIDIRAFLDRFARIEGYHVALYEEGQEIYRSTEWDPVLSRDWVTRIRYSNMGVDWEIAFTPSSGVIRSNTSAVPSVVLVFAVGLFVLLGLALSFFGRAEELRRRARAMVDWKSAAMDATPLMMISFDENGIVREMNRSAEEMTGWKAEELAGKEHPFIFHDRQDVELMRLKLEGVLNRPVGLGVEFIDAMFEAGFNAASEWVYVHRSGSRFLGQLFIGKVINENGHTTGYLAVVEDVTQKRQREKQIKEQEDKIIASARLASLGEMAAGIAHEINNPLTIINGHVGVLRRLLGARGLAADLEVQKRVEVVESTTQRIAKIVKGLRYYARESDHGDMEWVTVDAIIDDTLAFCSDKFRHEGVDLIARLEPNLKVFVRPYQISQVLLNLLNNAADAVQSVGTRKVVVEAKAVRDGVEISVSDSGPGVPAFLREKIMEPFFTTKEVGKGVGLGLSISEGIVRSHDGKFYLDEEAKQTRFVVWLPGR is encoded by the coding sequence GTGTTATTCACTAACATCAGGAAGAATCTTCATTTCCTGATGGCTCTGGCAGTGCTGGGTATCGCTTCCATCGTGATTTTCGGATGGATTCTGCGGGACCCGGCAATCATTCAAATTCGCTCTGACTTTGCCCCGATGGTGATCAACACTGCGCTGGGGCTTGCGGCATTGGCGATCTCCATTCTTTTCTCTGACAGCCGTTTTAAAAGCATTTCCATTTATGCCTCGATCTTTGCGGTGGCTCTGGCAGCGGTGAACCTGACGCAGTTTTTGACCGGTGTTGATCTGGGAATAGATCAGGTCCTGGTGCAGCCATTCTATAACCTCGGGGTCAGTTCGCCGGGGCGCATGTCGGTCAGTACTTCGGTGTGCATGCTGTTAATGGGTGTGATGGGGCTGGTGTCCGGAAAGTCCTATGCTCATCGCATGGTGCGTATCACTGGCAGTTCGTTGGTGCTGGGTTTTGCGATCCTGGGTTTTTTCGGGTACTTCCTGAATTTCAGTTCTGAATATGGCTGGGGAACTCATTCCCGCATGGCGATTCACACATCACTGAGTTTCATGCTGCTGGCTGGGGCGAAAATTGTGCGCCTGGGGCGTGCGATCAAAGAAGAAGACAACGCGCAGTCGGCCGTGGTGCCAATGTATGTAGTGATGATTGGTGTTCTGATCGCTGTCGGGATCTGGCAGCTTTTGCTTTTGAAAGATATTGAGCGCAATCGCAGTGTCACGCAATCCCGCGCAGAAAGCTTCCGCGCCAAACTTGACGGGACTTTCATTCCGCTGGAAAAAGCCTTGCAACAGATGGCCCGTCGCATGGCTGTTGGGGCCTATCGTGACGAGCACGTATGGTCCATGGATGCCCAGTTTTACTATGAAGAATTCAAAGGCATCCGCCGTATTGCCTGGGCTGATCAGAACCTGATGCTGCGCTGGTTGTATCCCATGGACCAGTTCAGCCGCGATATTCGCAACACGATGATGGGTCGTTCAGAAGAGGTCCGCCGCAGTCTGGAGCTGGCACGCCAGACCCATGAATCGCGGATTTCCCGTGTGATCGAGATGAAATCCGGGGGCCGCGGTTTTACCATGCTGGTGCCGGTTTATAAAAACTCGGCCTTTATTGGAATGCTGAGTGCCGGAATTGATATTCGTGCGTTTCTGGATCGCTTTGCGCGCATCGAGGGCTATCATGTGGCCCTGTATGAAGAAGGGCAGGAGATCTATCGAAGTACCGAGTGGGACCCTGTTTTGTCCCGCGACTGGGTGACCCGCATTCGTTATAGCAATATGGGTGTGGACTGGGAGATCGCTTTCACACCATCCAGCGGGGTTATCCGCAGCAATACGTCCGCGGTGCCTTCGGTGGTTTTGGTCTTTGCAGTGGGATTGTTTGTGCTGCTGGGACTGGCGCTAAGTTTCTTTGGCCGGGCGGAAGAACTTCGCCGCCGGGCTCGCGCCATGGTGGACTGGAAATCCGCGGCAATGGATGCCACACCATTGATGATGATCTCGTTTGATGAAAACGGGATTGTGCGGGAAATGAACCGTTCCGCGGAAGAAATGACCGGCTGGAAAGCCGAAGAACTTGCCGGCAAAGAGCATCCCTTTATTTTCCATGACCGTCAGGATGTGGAACTCATGCGCTTGAAACTGGAAGGGGTCTTGAATCGTCCGGTCGGACTGGGAGTCGAATTTATTGACGCCATGTTTGAAGCCGGATTCAACGCCGCTTCCGAGTGGGTGTATGTGCATCGTTCGGGCAGCCGCTTCCTGGGACAGCTGTTTATCGGAAAAGTCATCAATGAAAACGGGCACACCACGGGCTATCTGGCGGTGGTGGAAGACGTTACGCAAAAACGCCAGCGTGAAAAGCAGATCAAAGAACAAGAAGACAAGATCATCGCCAGCGCGCGCCTGGCTTCCCTGGGTGAAATGGCCGCTGGGATCGCACACGAGATCAACAACCCTTTGACTATCATTAACGGTCACGTGGGTGTGTTACGTCGCTTGCTGGGGGCTCGGGGGCTTGCCGCGGATCTTGAAGTGCAAAAACGGGTGGAGGTGGTTGAAAGCACCACTCAGCGTATTGCCAAGATTGTCAAAGGCCTGCGCTATTACGCTCGTGAATCAGATCACGGGGACATGGAATGGGTGACTGTGGATGCGATCATTGATGACACTCTGGCATTTTGTTCGGACAAGTTCCGCCATGAAGGGGTGGATCTGATAGCGCGGCTGGAGCCGAACCTGAAAGTGTTCGTGCGGCCTTATCAGATTTCCCAGGTGCTTTTGAATCTTTTGAATAATGCGGCAGACGCGGTCCAGTCTGTCGGCACCCGCAAAGTGGTGGTGGAAGCCAAAGCCGTCCGCGACGGGGTCGAGATTTCAGTTTCTGATTCCGGTCCGGGTGTTCCGGCCTTCTTGCGTGAAAAGATCATGGAGCCGTTCTTTACGACCAAAGAAGTCGGCAAGGGCGTGGGGCTGGGACTTAGCATTTCTGAAGGGATCGTGCGATCCCATGATGGAAAATTCTATCTTGATGAAGAAGCCAAACAAACCCGGTTTGTCGTCTGGCTTCCGGGGAGATAA
- a CDS encoding TonB-dependent receptor, protein MKRIITLLTVFPLILNAQTPSAEATSQEVSSQPEESSTLEAVQVQGTKENKSYQESTESISVVPSRELDSPIQSDSIQALNAVPNVSINKNDDSFSIRGVNNTGVTGFQKDNLSSILVDDVFQTDLAIKAGSFDLWDSQQAEVYRGPQSTTQGVNSLAGSILLFHNKPADQTEGAAKLGYGSFNRIEAGVMTNNVWLDGKLLSRVSVNHEQDDGFIKNIKTDNNKWGKKSKDHLGLDLTYKINETDYVRWNTKIIQNETGGNYVQSANPFDYEVNEDVDFESKTGNQQTSLRYFVKLNDNWTNEVIGAYSQAKNDETSDADGTANPTAGVRTEEHNDRFVSVENLLKFQNEKVKNVLGFHAHDYYLKDDARFDILYPLSATVYTPIASSQVTDKYRTVFALFDSYLWKFAENQSINLGLRYEFVKNKYGADVSATRKQNLGAGTNAVVDAYLDSVTGSYEDEDNNSILLPKVAYMLTQDQHSYGISYTEGYRTGGLSINRKRVRVDTYDPEKTGNYELSYKYAASNWNFSSAAFYTDWKDQQVMVQLSNDPFDTQVVNAASSELYGAEAEINWKPASRHEFNLGAGYVKTRFKDFVNGTKDYTDNEFPFAPNWTGRLSYGYQISQDWNAAGIFRYLSKSYGNAENTMDSPEQFYLDLLGQYSLAAWSMNVDLYVRNVLDTRYVIYDRTSSIGGQSVSYNQVNSPRELGLRLNYFW, encoded by the coding sequence ATGAAACGCATCATCACACTTCTGACCGTTTTTCCGCTGATTCTGAACGCCCAGACTCCGTCCGCTGAAGCAACTTCCCAGGAGGTTTCTTCCCAGCCTGAAGAGTCCTCGACTCTTGAAGCCGTACAAGTACAAGGGACGAAAGAAAACAAATCCTATCAGGAAAGCACCGAGAGCATCTCCGTTGTTCCCAGCCGCGAACTGGACTCTCCGATTCAGTCCGATTCCATCCAGGCCCTGAATGCGGTTCCCAATGTTTCCATCAACAAAAACGACGACAGCTTCAGCATCCGTGGTGTGAACAACACCGGCGTGACGGGCTTCCAAAAGGACAATCTGTCTTCTATCCTGGTGGATGATGTTTTCCAGACCGACCTTGCGATCAAGGCTGGCAGCTTTGATCTGTGGGATTCCCAGCAGGCGGAAGTTTACCGCGGTCCTCAGTCCACCACTCAGGGTGTGAACTCTTTGGCCGGCAGTATTTTGCTTTTCCATAACAAACCTGCGGATCAGACCGAAGGCGCAGCAAAACTTGGCTATGGCAGCTTCAACCGCATCGAAGCGGGTGTGATGACCAACAACGTATGGCTGGATGGAAAACTTCTAAGCCGCGTGTCTGTGAACCACGAGCAGGATGATGGTTTCATCAAGAACATCAAAACTGACAACAACAAATGGGGCAAAAAATCCAAAGACCACCTGGGTCTGGACCTGACCTACAAAATCAACGAAACTGACTATGTTCGCTGGAACACCAAAATCATCCAGAATGAAACCGGTGGAAACTATGTTCAAAGTGCCAACCCGTTTGACTATGAAGTTAACGAGGACGTGGACTTTGAAAGCAAAACCGGCAATCAGCAAACAAGCCTGCGCTATTTCGTCAAATTGAACGACAACTGGACGAATGAAGTTATCGGCGCTTACTCCCAGGCGAAAAACGATGAAACCAGCGATGCGGACGGCACTGCCAACCCAACCGCAGGCGTTCGCACGGAAGAGCACAACGACCGCTTTGTCAGCGTTGAGAACCTTTTGAAATTCCAGAACGAAAAAGTGAAAAATGTCCTGGGCTTCCATGCGCATGACTATTATCTGAAAGACGATGCCCGTTTCGACATCCTGTACCCGCTTTCAGCAACAGTTTACACGCCGATTGCATCAAGCCAGGTGACTGACAAGTACCGCACGGTGTTTGCTTTGTTTGATTCTTACCTGTGGAAATTCGCTGAAAACCAGTCCATCAATCTGGGCTTGCGTTATGAGTTCGTAAAAAACAAATACGGAGCTGACGTCAGTGCCACCCGCAAACAGAACCTGGGTGCCGGCACCAATGCGGTGGTTGACGCTTATCTGGACAGCGTGACTGGCAGCTATGAAGACGAGGACAACAACTCGATCCTTCTTCCGAAAGTGGCTTACATGCTGACTCAAGATCAGCACAGCTACGGGATTTCTTACACCGAGGGCTACCGCACAGGTGGTTTGTCCATCAACCGTAAGCGTGTTCGTGTTGACACCTACGATCCGGAAAAAACCGGCAACTACGAATTGTCTTACAAATATGCCGCTTCCAACTGGAACTTCAGCTCGGCGGCGTTCTATACCGACTGGAAAGACCAGCAGGTCATGGTTCAGTTGTCGAACGACCCTTTTGACACTCAAGTGGTCAATGCTGCCAGCTCGGAACTGTATGGTGCCGAAGCCGAGATCAACTGGAAACCAGCATCCCGTCATGAATTCAATCTGGGTGCAGGTTACGTAAAAACCCGCTTCAAAGATTTTGTGAATGGCACCAAGGACTATACCGACAATGAATTCCCGTTTGCGCCAAACTGGACAGGCCGTCTTTCTTACGGCTACCAAATCAGCCAGGACTGGAATGCCGCAGGTATCTTCAGATACTTGAGTAAATCTTACGGCAATGCGGAAAATACCATGGACTCGCCTGAACAGTTCTATCTGGATCTGCTGGGTCAGTATTCTTTGGCTGCATGGAGCATGAATGTGGATCTGTACGTGCGCAACGTGCTTGATACCCGCTATGTGATCTATGACCGCACAAGCTCTATTGGCGGTCAGTCTGTCAGCTACAACCAGGTTAACTCACCTCGTGAGCTGGGCCTGCGTCTGAATTATTTCTGGTAA
- a CDS encoding lysine N(6)-hydroxylase/L-ornithine N(5)-oxygenase family protein, which yields MNENKHYDLIGIGIGLFNLSLAALLSKTPNVKFRFFDRKHRFDWHSEIMFADSEMQTSYMKDLVTAADPTNPFSFMNFLVQKGLFYAFLNTGRQTITRREFEMYCQWVSQNMPDHLSFDSDIESVTYDGSKFVLTINGETFTATNICIGTGLVPHLPEFAQDLEGPDVFHAKSSYLKLLDATNKDVVVVGGGQTGLEIFRNCLQGKWGNPRSLKLIASRPNLEPLDNSPFVNEYFTPSYVKEFLQLGQDQKDPIVKYQKLASDGNTPEYLETLYRELYQLKHVWGDKREIEILPFRRVTEMAKIGDRYKLHIQNGFNGQSETAAADAVVLSTGFRVNIPALIDPLRPMINFDQDGRFQMNQDFQVSWQGSAQNKIFALNFSRHGHGISEPQTSLMAWRSARIINNLTQKSIFPIEKAVPNFITYI from the coding sequence ATGAACGAAAACAAACACTATGATCTGATCGGTATCGGCATTGGTTTGTTCAACCTGAGTCTGGCCGCTTTGCTAAGCAAAACCCCGAATGTGAAATTCCGCTTCTTTGATCGCAAGCACCGCTTTGACTGGCACTCTGAAATTATGTTCGCGGATTCTGAGATGCAGACGTCCTACATGAAGGATCTGGTGACGGCTGCGGATCCCACGAACCCATTCAGCTTCATGAACTTCCTGGTTCAAAAGGGTTTGTTCTATGCGTTCCTGAACACAGGACGCCAGACGATCACCCGTCGTGAATTTGAAATGTACTGCCAGTGGGTCAGCCAGAATATGCCTGATCACCTGAGCTTTGACAGCGACATCGAGTCCGTCACCTATGACGGCAGCAAGTTCGTACTGACTATCAACGGTGAAACATTCACGGCCACGAACATCTGTATCGGTACGGGCCTTGTCCCGCACCTGCCAGAGTTTGCACAAGATCTGGAAGGCCCGGATGTCTTCCACGCCAAATCCAGCTATCTGAAACTGCTTGATGCCACCAACAAAGATGTTGTTGTCGTGGGTGGTGGTCAAACCGGCCTTGAAATCTTCCGCAACTGCCTTCAGGGGAAATGGGGCAACCCAAGAAGCCTGAAACTGATTGCCAGCCGTCCGAATCTGGAGCCGCTGGATAACTCCCCGTTCGTGAATGAATACTTCACACCGTCTTACGTGAAGGAATTCCTGCAACTGGGTCAGGATCAGAAAGATCCTATCGTGAAATATCAAAAACTGGCCAGCGACGGGAACACTCCAGAGTATCTGGAAACTTTGTACCGAGAGCTTTACCAGCTAAAACATGTCTGGGGCGACAAACGCGAAATCGAGATTCTGCCGTTCCGTCGTGTGACTGAAATGGCGAAAATCGGTGATCGTTATAAACTGCACATCCAAAATGGCTTCAACGGACAATCTGAAACGGCTGCGGCTGACGCTGTGGTTCTAAGCACGGGCTTCCGTGTGAACATCCCGGCTTTGATTGATCCTCTGCGCCCGATGATTAATTTTGATCAGGATGGCCGCTTCCAGATGAATCAGGACTTCCAGGTTTCCTGGCAGGGCTCTGCGCAGAACAAAATCTTTGCCCTGAACTTCAGCCGTCATGGTCACGGAATTTCCGAACCGCAGACCAGTCTGATGGCCTGGAGATCCGCGCGCATCATCAATAATCTGACACAAAAAAGCATCTTCCCTATCGAGAAGGCTGTTCCCAATTTTATTACCTACATCTAG
- a CDS encoding IucA/IucC family protein: MSSLADWKDINLQMIAKGLQELTYEQVINPVATTTRDESVVGPYELTLANQTVYKFSAWRGLWTDLKVDSTSITRNGVAAESAGQFFIDCQQETGMDDIILANFLEEMHNTLYADLRVLELNRQVSSDDMTAFSGEKVQTLLKGHPKILLNKGRIGWSAADQDLYGPENAKPVQFYWVAVRKNQTLEGLDAPLSWDAILNECLSDKTAFEKQLAAKNVSKSEYHFVPVHPWQWERYIKIQYGTDLACGHIHFLGAFGDQYLPQISLRTFSNITRPGKLDIKLPITILNTSAIRGIPGKYMKQGPALSTALTELCQKDSILAGVTVLEEKAGLSVGHGLYSQIQQAPYRYNELLGALWRQSPDFHLAEGETAIIAGSLFHRDAKGQSLLGAYAKASGLDIGQWLSQYFEKVFIPLYHLQARYGIGLVAHGQNVVIRLKNSTPVGVFLKDFQGDLRLSDDSSSLSGFDLTRLPRHYLIHDLLTGHLVTVLRFISETLQECDTYPEIEFYAVLGRTLESYLAKNPEIRALNYFGKIDLLQDTFHRVLVNKVRFKIGYADSAERPLPILGEDLKNPVALALKKGRV; the protein is encoded by the coding sequence ATGAGTTCTTTGGCCGACTGGAAAGACATCAATCTGCAGATGATCGCAAAAGGTCTGCAGGAACTCACCTATGAACAGGTGATCAACCCCGTGGCCACAACCACGCGGGATGAGTCCGTCGTCGGCCCTTATGAACTGACCTTGGCTAATCAGACCGTTTACAAATTCAGCGCTTGGCGCGGTCTTTGGACAGATCTGAAAGTCGATTCCACATCCATCACCCGCAATGGTGTTGCCGCAGAAAGTGCGGGACAGTTCTTTATCGACTGCCAGCAAGAAACCGGCATGGATGACATCATCCTGGCGAACTTTCTGGAAGAAATGCACAACACCCTTTACGCAGACTTGCGTGTGCTGGAGCTGAACCGTCAGGTGTCTTCAGACGACATGACCGCATTCAGTGGCGAAAAAGTTCAGACCTTGTTGAAAGGTCACCCTAAGATATTACTGAATAAAGGCCGCATCGGCTGGAGTGCCGCAGATCAGGATCTGTATGGCCCGGAAAACGCCAAACCCGTTCAGTTTTACTGGGTGGCGGTTCGCAAAAACCAAACCCTGGAAGGACTGGATGCCCCTCTTTCCTGGGACGCGATTTTGAACGAATGTCTTTCGGACAAAACAGCTTTTGAAAAGCAGCTGGCTGCTAAAAATGTCTCAAAGTCTGAGTACCACTTTGTCCCGGTTCATCCGTGGCAGTGGGAACGCTATATCAAAATTCAATACGGAACGGATCTGGCCTGTGGCCACATTCACTTCCTGGGGGCCTTTGGGGATCAGTACCTGCCACAGATCAGTCTGCGCACGTTCAGCAACATCACCCGCCCCGGCAAGCTTGATATCAAGCTGCCGATCACGATTCTGAACACGTCCGCCATTCGCGGAATCCCGGGCAAGTACATGAAGCAAGGCCCGGCATTAAGCACCGCTCTGACCGAGCTTTGCCAAAAAGACAGCATCCTAGCAGGTGTGACCGTGCTTGAAGAAAAAGCCGGCCTGTCCGTCGGTCATGGCTTGTATAGCCAGATTCAGCAGGCCCCTTACCGCTACAACGAGCTGTTGGGAGCATTGTGGCGCCAAAGTCCGGACTTCCACCTTGCTGAGGGCGAAACCGCGATTATCGCGGGCAGTCTGTTTCATCGCGATGCCAAGGGGCAGTCCCTATTGGGGGCTTACGCCAAGGCCTCAGGATTGGATATTGGCCAGTGGCTTTCCCAGTACTTTGAAAAGGTCTTTATCCCGCTTTACCACCTGCAGGCCCGCTATGGGATCGGCCTGGTGGCCCATGGACAGAACGTGGTCATCCGTCTGAAAAACTCCACACCCGTTGGAGTCTTCCTGAAAGATTTTCAGGGGGATCTGCGCCTGAGTGATGACTCCAGCTCTCTTTCCGGCTTCGATCTGACCCGTTTACCGAGACATTATCTGATTCATGATCTTTTGACTGGTCATTTAGTAACGGTGTTACGTTTTATCTCTGAAACTTTGCAAGAATGCGATACATATCCCGAGATTGAATTCTATGCCGTTTTGGGTAGGACCTTAGAGTCTTATCTGGCTAAAAATCCGGAGATCAGAGCTTTGAACTATTTTGGCAAAATCGACCTTCTTCAGGACACTTTCCACCGCGTATTGGTGAACAAAGTCCGCTTCAAAATCGGCTATGCGGATTCTGCCGAGCGCCCATTGCCAATTCTGGGTGAAGATCTGAAAAATCCAGTGGCTTTGGCTCTGAAAAAGGGGCGCGTATGA
- a CDS encoding GNAT family N-acetyltransferase has protein sequence MNIQFSTYACATGQAFNVQIEGTTGLLKTDKVQVPFKVSVDGDKATLTAETASAVESLAILEALFNKNTSLQSATVTNSNPELQTLVGATASPFAVSRDDFFQLRPIWVHSGLTALTPEKWTVTKEVAHPVRPAISEGQILYRRTLADGKVLTFRVAHIEKDLDIFHEWHNQPRVLKFWELDKPKEELRDYLAKGLKDGHQFPTILEFDGAPVGYFEMYWTKEDRLGPYYDSEAFDRGFHFLIGDVSVLGFANTDAILKSVCHYLFLEEPRTRKIMAEPRSDNVNVLKYLETFTAWKKLKEFDFPHKRAALLECRREAFFGGRYL, from the coding sequence ATGAACATCCAATTCTCCACTTATGCCTGCGCCACTGGTCAGGCTTTTAACGTACAAATCGAAGGCACAACAGGCCTTCTGAAAACGGACAAAGTTCAAGTTCCTTTCAAAGTTTCTGTCGACGGCGACAAAGCCACCCTGACTGCCGAAACGGCTTCGGCTGTGGAATCTTTGGCGATTCTGGAAGCGCTCTTTAACAAAAACACTTCTTTGCAGTCAGCGACTGTGACCAACTCCAACCCGGAACTGCAAACCCTGGTGGGTGCGACGGCGTCTCCGTTTGCAGTTTCCCGTGATGATTTCTTCCAACTGCGCCCTATCTGGGTTCACAGCGGATTGACAGCGTTGACTCCGGAAAAATGGACCGTCACCAAAGAAGTAGCTCACCCGGTTCGTCCAGCTATTTCAGAAGGTCAGATTCTTTACCGCCGCACACTGGCTGACGGCAAAGTTTTGACTTTCCGAGTGGCGCATATCGAAAAAGATCTGGATATTTTCCACGAATGGCACAATCAGCCGCGCGTTTTGAAATTCTGGGAGCTGGACAAACCCAAAGAAGAACTGCGTGATTACCTTGCAAAGGGTCTGAAAGACGGCCACCAGTTCCCGACGATTCTGGAATTCGACGGCGCACCTGTAGGTTACTTTGAAATGTACTGGACCAAAGAAGACCGCCTGGGTCCTTACTATGATTCTGAAGCCTTTGACCGTGGTTTCCACTTCCTGATTGGCGATGTCAGCGTGCTGGGATTTGCCAACACCGATGCCATCTTGAAATCCGTCTGCCATTACCTGTTCCTGGAAGAGCCTCGCACACGCAAAATCATGGCCGAACCACGTTCAGACAACGTCAATGTTCTGAAGTATCTGGAAACATTTACGGCGTGGAAGAAACTCAAAGAATTCGACTTCCCTCACAAACGGGCGGCCTTGCTGGAATGCCGTCGTGAAGCTTTCTTCGGGGGACGTTACCTATGA